The Limnochorda sp. LNt genome includes a region encoding these proteins:
- a CDS encoding aminoglycoside adenylyltransferase domain-containing protein: protein MRPYRWPDCPASVHEAVDGFVTLVRGLSGASLVGVYLHGSLAMGGFNPGRSDLDLLVVTRSDPGATFRRALAAWLLQHSGHPYPFEVHVLQMEDLHPWRHPAPFAFHYSEAWRQPTRDAVARLQDPRELMPATDPDLAAHVTVLRARGVCLCGQPIDEVFPQVPPEDYRDGLLRDVSDARSTVHLDPVSTVLNLCRVGQYLEDGVIASKAEAGAWAAMALPAAHRSVAAWALAAYRGDAASKQAPSEVRLAAFVHYMMGRLGLSSTRLDENLARGRERKMPHSRRSATTRRPKPRTY from the coding sequence ATGCGACCCTATCGCTGGCCCGACTGCCCCGCCTCCGTGCACGAGGCCGTCGACGGTTTCGTCACGCTCGTGCGCGGCCTCTCCGGCGCGTCTCTGGTGGGAGTCTACCTGCACGGATCCCTGGCCATGGGCGGTTTCAACCCAGGCCGCAGCGACCTCGACCTGCTGGTCGTCACCCGGAGCGATCCCGGCGCGACCTTCCGACGGGCGTTGGCAGCGTGGCTGCTCCAACACTCGGGGCACCCGTATCCCTTCGAGGTCCACGTGCTGCAGATGGAAGACCTGCATCCCTGGCGCCACCCCGCCCCGTTCGCCTTCCACTACAGTGAGGCCTGGCGCCAGCCCACGCGGGACGCAGTCGCCCGGCTGCAGGATCCCCGGGAACTCATGCCAGCGACAGATCCGGACCTGGCCGCACACGTCACCGTGTTGCGTGCCCGCGGCGTCTGCCTCTGCGGTCAGCCCATCGATGAGGTCTTCCCCCAGGTGCCGCCGGAGGACTATCGGGACGGTCTGCTCCGGGACGTCTCCGACGCTCGGAGTACGGTCCACCTCGACCCCGTCTCGACCGTCCTCAACCTGTGCCGGGTCGGACAATACCTCGAGGATGGAGTCATCGCCAGCAAGGCGGAGGCGGGAGCGTGGGCAGCCATGGCCCTTCCCGCAGCCCACCGTTCGGTCGCGGCTTGGGCTCTGGCGGCCTATCGGGGCGACGCCGCATCAAAGCAGGCGCCGTCCGAGGTAAGGCTGGCCGCCTTCGTCCACTACATGATGGGGCGGCTCGGCCTGTCCTCCACCAGGCTTGACGAGAATCTGGCAAGAGGGAGGGAGAGGAAGATGCCCCACAGCCGCCGCTCCGCCACAACCAGGCGCCCGAAGCCGAGGACGTACTGA
- a CDS encoding DNA adenine methylase, which translates to MARVVSRPGNDSLFALPEDTKPRPPVKWAGGKGGLIPQFEPLFPTKPWDLYVEPFVGGGAVFFHLLPRRAVLVDNNEELINFYRVVRDNLEELLVDLRKHENTAEYYYRIRALKPEELTPVERASRFLYLNKTGYNGLWRVNGKGQHNVPFGRYKNPKIVDEPNLRQVSRALAQAEIILGDFSLVLDYARPGTFVYLDPPYHPLSETARFTSYTREGFDENDQRRLADVFRQLDRMGCLVMLSNSDTPFIRDLYATYDIQVVYAKRAINCRGDGRGPITELVIRNYA; encoded by the coding sequence GTGGCACGGGTTGTCAGCCGTCCTGGGAACGACAGTTTGTTTGCTCTCCCTGAAGACACCAAGCCCAGGCCCCCTGTGAAATGGGCAGGAGGCAAAGGAGGGCTCATCCCGCAGTTCGAACCGCTGTTTCCCACAAAGCCTTGGGATCTGTATGTGGAACCGTTTGTGGGGGGCGGCGCGGTCTTCTTCCACCTGTTGCCCCGTCGCGCTGTGCTCGTCGACAACAACGAGGAGCTCATCAACTTCTACAGGGTGGTCCGGGACAACCTGGAGGAGCTCCTCGTGGATTTGCGGAAGCATGAGAACACCGCCGAGTACTACTATCGCATACGGGCCCTGAAGCCCGAGGAACTGACGCCCGTGGAGCGTGCCTCCCGCTTCCTTTACCTCAACAAGACCGGCTACAACGGGCTGTGGCGCGTCAACGGCAAGGGCCAGCACAACGTGCCGTTCGGCCGGTACAAGAATCCGAAGATAGTGGACGAACCGAATCTACGCCAAGTGAGCAGAGCCCTGGCTCAGGCGGAGATCATCCTGGGGGACTTCAGCCTAGTCCTCGACTACGCCCGGCCCGGCACCTTCGTTTACCTGGATCCCCCTTATCACCCCCTGTCGGAGACAGCGCGGTTTACCAGCTACACCCGGGAGGGCTTCGACGAAAACGATCAGAGACGCCTGGCTGACGTGTTCCGACAGCTCGACCGGATGGGCTGTCTGGTCATGTTGAGCAACTCGGACACCCCCTTCATTCGGGACCTGTACGCTACGTACGACATCCAGGTCGTCTACGCCAAGCGTGCCATCAATTGCCGCGGCGACGGGCGAGGCCCCATCACGGAGCTGGTAATCCGCAACTACGCGTGA
- a CDS encoding PD-(D/E)XK nuclease superfamily protein encodes MSPGGRNTRSGRIWETVIRPVLDAHYAGRYGEQVAVGLKLTGEPYLADFVVYEPSGDIIVSAKWQQTPGTAEDKILWDIANLIAIVRQSGQYRKAYVVLGGNGFSNAMRTFLLQQGHRGVLQDGHLVEVVSLEDFLARANQGRV; translated from the coding sequence TTGTCCCCCGGCGGTAGAAACACTCGGTCCGGCCGCATTTGGGAGACGGTCATACGGCCCGTTCTCGACGCGCATTACGCCGGCAGATATGGAGAGCAAGTCGCCGTGGGGTTGAAGCTTACGGGCGAGCCATATCTGGCCGACTTCGTCGTCTACGAGCCTTCGGGCGATATCATCGTAAGCGCGAAATGGCAGCAGACGCCGGGTACTGCAGAGGACAAGATCCTCTGGGACATCGCCAACTTGATCGCAATCGTGCGGCAGTCTGGCCAATACCGCAAAGCCTACGTCGTGCTCGGGGGCAACGGGTTTTCGAACGCGATGCGGACCTTCCTCTTGCAACAAGGACACCGCGGGGTCCTTCAGGACGGCCACTTGGTCGAGGTGGTTTCGCTGGAGGACTTCCTCGCCCGAGCCAATCAGGGGCGGGTGTGA
- a CDS encoding helix-turn-helix domain-containing protein, whose product MEFLTISETAHFLGIDRSTAYLKVKQKQIPVIPLPSNWR is encoded by the coding sequence GTGGAATTCCTGACCATAAGCGAAACAGCACACTTTCTCGGGATCGACCGCAGCACCGCCTACCTCAAGGTCAAGCAGAAGCAGATACCCGTCATTCCGCTGCCGTCCAACTGGCGTTGA